The region GCTCATCGCCTCACCTAGCACCAGTGGTAGTCCCTCCCACCGTGAAGTCATCACAAACAATGAGGCATTTAAATAATGTTGCTGTAATTCGGCATCTTTTAATCGACCTAAATAAGTAATTTTATCTGTTACGTCCTTTTGCCTTCTCAATTGTTCAAAATCATTCATCGCTTTTTCTCGTCCATCACCAGCTATCGTTATTTTCCAATCATCTGGTAACTTAGATGCTACGTCAATCAAATAGTCAATTCCCTTTTGTTGAATATCGATCCGTCCAGTAAAGGCGATGTTGTGTGTTTCTAAATTGGAATAGCCAGTTGCCTCAATCGTAAGCGGATTATAAATTTTTATAGTTTTAGGGTTATATGGTAGAAATCCTAAAAGGTCATAGTCAGTTAATACAACAACTCCATCGGCTTTTTCTAAACCACCTATAAATTCCTTTTTCATATAGATATAGTAATTATTTAAATATGTGTCTACATTATTATGCATCCAAGCAATTGCACGAATATTTGGAATTTTATTTTTTATTAAGGGTATAAAA is a window of Pediococcus claussenii ATCC BAA-344 DNA encoding:
- a CDS encoding glycosyltransferase, with the translated sequence MKVLIVVENFVMDGVKRVASILGNRLANEMDVKFYTLADIEPFYELNAPLIIAKRPLDSNGISFRGDKPLTRLKDQIDDLIEELQVGYYDAVILTAGCLTSFIPLIKNKIPNIRAIAWMHNNVDTYLNNYYIYMKKEFIGGLEKADGVVVLTDYDLLGFLPYNPKTIKIYNPLTIEATGYSNLETHNIAFTGRIDIQQKGIDYLIDVASKLPDDWKITIAGDGREKAMNDFEQLRRQKDVTDKITYLGRLKDAELQQHYLNASLFVMTSRWEGLPLVLGEAMSFGLPIATMYSTGADEYLDGGKYGLLLDGHNVDEFIQKILPVLNDQGIREQFAKRSLERVRDFQMENIVDQWKSILE